From a region of the Tachypleus tridentatus isolate NWPU-2018 chromosome 1, ASM421037v1, whole genome shotgun sequence genome:
- the LOC143247422 gene encoding cuticle protein 10.9-like: MLKVLLLCILATAAYAGYPFYAAPAVKVIHAPQVVAAEKPEPFDFSYDTKDDDGNTQSRQESGDGSGAVTGSYSYADANGLYRRVSFTADASGFKPSIETNEPGTANANPADVQVSVQEAPAVKVKAAPVHKIIKLVHAPYYHAPLAYGYAHA; the protein is encoded by the exons ATGCTGAAG GTACTTCTCCTGTGTATTTTGGCCACAGCTGCCTATGCTGGATATCCTTTCTATGCTGCCCCAGCTGTTAAAGTTATCCATGCGCCTCAAgttgttgctgca GAAAAGCCTGAACCTTTTGACTTCAGCTACGACACCAAGGACGACGATGGTAACACTCAGTCCCGTCAGGAGTCTGGAGATGGAAGTGGCGCCGTAACTGGCAGCTACTCTTACGCAGATGCAAACGGTCTCTACCGACGAGTATCTTTCACAGCTGATGCTAGTGGATTCAAGCCATCCATTGAAACTAATGAACCGGGTACTGCGAATGCCAACCCTGCTGATGTCCAGGTGTCAGTTCAGGAAGCCCCTGCAGTTAAAGTCAAGGCTGCTCCTGTCCACAAAATCATCAAACTCGTACATGCTCCCTACTACCACGCTCCTTTAGCCTACGGCTATGCCCAcgcttaa